A section of the Tamandua tetradactyla isolate mTamTet1 chromosome 4, mTamTet1.pri, whole genome shotgun sequence genome encodes:
- the AVPR1B gene encoding LOW QUALITY PROTEIN: vasopressin V1b receptor (The sequence of the model RefSeq protein was modified relative to this genomic sequence to represent the inferred CDS: inserted 2 bases in 1 codon) — MDYSGSPWAAHPTPGSTFSAPNATTPWLGRDEELARVEIGVLATVLVLATGGNLTVLLTLSWSGRKRSRMHLFVLHLALTDLGVALFQVLPQLLWDITYRFQGPDFLCRAIKYLQVLSMFASTYMLLAMTLDRYLAVCHPLRSLQQPSQSPCPLIAAPWLLAALLSLPQVFIFSLREVIQGSGVLDCWADFRFPWGPRAYITWTTLAIFVLPVAVLTACYSLICHEICKNLKVKTQAGRVEGGGWRTGGGPSQWGPAAAPRGLPSRVSSTSTISRAKVRTVKMTFVIVLAYIACWAPFFSVQMWAVWDENAPDEDSTNVAFTISMLLGNLSSCCNPWIYMAFNNHLLPHPLRNLACCRGPPPQMRRQLSNGSLSSRGTILLTRSSCAPTHNLSLSLSVRSGSEXSRRDLVQVDGDAVL, encoded by the exons ATGGATTATTCTGGGTCTCCTTGGGCTGCTCACCCCACCCCTGGGAGCACCTTCTCTGCCCCCAATGCTACGACACCCTGGCTGGGCCGGGACGAGGAGCTAGCCAGGGTGGAGATTGGGGTCCTGGCCACTGTCCTGGTGCTGGCGACAGGCGGCAACCTGACTGTGCTGCTGACCCTGAGCTGGTCAGGGCGCAAGCGCTCCCGCATGCACCTCTTTGTCCTGCACCTGGCCTTGACCGACCTGGGCGTGGCGCTCTTCCAGGTGCTGCCCCAGCTGCTGTGGGACATCACCTACCGCTTCCAGGGCCCCGACTTCCTCTGCCGGGCCATCAAGTACCTACAGGTGCTCAGTATGTTCGCCTCCACCTACATGCTGCTGGCCATGACGCTGGACCGCTATCTGGCCGTCTGTCACCCCCTACGCAGCCTCCAGCAGCCCAGCCAGTCTCCCTGCCCGCTCATCGCTGCCCCCTGGCTACTGGCAGCCCTCCTCAGCCTTCCTCAAGTCTTCATCTTCTCCTTGCGGGAGGTGATCCAGGGCTCGGGGGTGCTGGACTGCTGGGCAGACTTCCGCTTCCCCTGGGGGCCACGGGCCTACATCACCTGGACCACCCTCGCCATCTTCGTCCTGCCTGTGGCCGTGCTCACAGCCTGCTACAGCCTCATCTGCCACGAGATCTGTAAGAACTTGAAAGTCAAGACGCAGGCTGGGAGGGTAGAAGGAGGGGGCTGGAGGACGGGGGGCGGGCCCTCCCAGTGGGGCCCAGCTGCAGCCCCACGGGGCCTGCCGTCCCGGGTCAGCAGCACCAGCACCATCTCCAGGGCCAAGGTTCGAACGGTGAAGATGACCTTCGTCATTGTGCTGGCCTACATCGCCTGCTGGGCGCCCTTCTTCAGCGTCCAGATGTGGGCTGTGTGGGACGAGAACGCACCTGATGAAG ATTCCACCAATGTGGCTTTCACCATCTCCATGCTTTTGGGCAACCTCAGCAGCTGCTGCAACCCCTGGATCTACATGGCCTTCAACAACCACTTGTTGCCACACCCCCTGCGCAACCTTGCCTGCTGTAGGGGTCCCCCACCCCAGATGCGCAGGCAGCTGTCCAACGGCAGTCTCTCGAGCCGCGGCACCATCCTGCTCACCCGCTCCAGCTGTGCCCCCACCCACAACCTCAGCCTCAGCCTCAGCGTTAGGTCTGGGTCTGA GAGTCGGAGAGACTTAGTGCAGGTGGACGGGGACGCTGTACTGTGA